One window from the genome of Rufibacter tibetensis encodes:
- a CDS encoding aminotransferase class IV, whose product MILENGKLRFRSYHQERMHEAASVLRLSLPTELLSDEFEQQVLGLAEQNNCGYTARIKLKVWRSGEGLYTPQTNKADWLLTAQPTHLSSSPENIKVGICQTARTIVSPFSTFKGVNSPVYVMASIEKAERNLDDIIILDPDGNLAELTYSNLFWVKGNTLHTSNLETGCLNGVMRRALLSWATQQGWKIQEGKFKLEELDGAELVFGGNVTGLRAIKILEEQTFTTNESLLSQIKEGILV is encoded by the coding sequence ATGATTCTGGAGAATGGGAAGCTGCGATTTCGGAGCTACCATCAGGAAAGAATGCACGAAGCAGCTTCGGTTCTTCGCCTTTCTTTACCAACAGAGCTACTTAGTGATGAATTTGAGCAACAGGTTCTAGGATTAGCAGAACAGAACAACTGTGGTTACACTGCGCGGATAAAGCTAAAAGTATGGCGGTCAGGAGAAGGTTTGTACACACCACAAACCAATAAAGCAGATTGGCTCCTGACAGCACAGCCGACTCATCTCTCCTCCTCTCCAGAAAACATCAAAGTTGGAATCTGCCAAACGGCACGCACCATCGTCTCACCTTTCTCTACTTTCAAAGGAGTCAACTCACCGGTTTATGTAATGGCTAGTATTGAGAAAGCTGAAAGAAACCTTGATGATATAATCATTCTTGATCCGGATGGAAACTTAGCCGAGCTTACCTATTCAAATTTGTTCTGGGTGAAAGGGAACACTTTACACACTTCAAACCTTGAAACCGGATGCCTGAATGGAGTAATGCGAAGAGCCCTTTTATCCTGGGCAACTCAGCAAGGGTGGAAAATTCAGGAAGGTAAATTCAAGCTTGAGGAACTGGATGGTGCCGAATTGGTTTTCGGAGGCAATGTTACTGGTTTAAGGGCAATAAAGATACTGGAGGAGCAAACGTTTACTACAAATGAGTCACTCCTTTCCCAAATCAAAGAGGGAATCTTGGTATAA
- the dprA gene encoding DNA-processing protein DprA: MSKDLLYQVALPIIPQVGGGTARTLVKYFGSAEAVFEAPKERLVKIPRIGEVLVKSIMQSKSSALRQAEEVILRAEKEEVRLLPYTHPDYPERLRHVPDAPLLLYYKGNADLNAQKVISIVGTRKSTEYGRLVTEQLVQGLLQHDVLVVSGLAFGIDILAHRAAMKIGLPTIGVMANSVETVYPAAHKRDADKMLLNGGLLSEFPFGTKPDAPRFPARNRIIAGMADCTIVVESTSKGGSLISADIAHSYDREVMAVPGPITSETSQGCNQLIKSLKAVPYTKPKDLEELLNWDKALAPVALQKTQALDFSGFPEEEQTVLKTLQQAGPTHIDVLSRHTRFNMSQLSALLFTLEMSGIVKAMPGKLYSLV; this comes from the coding sequence GTGTCCAAAGATCTATTGTACCAGGTTGCTTTGCCCATTATTCCCCAGGTGGGAGGCGGTACGGCGCGTACGTTAGTAAAGTATTTTGGCTCAGCCGAAGCTGTCTTTGAGGCACCAAAGGAGAGATTAGTAAAAATCCCGCGCATTGGGGAAGTACTGGTAAAAAGCATTATGCAAAGCAAATCCTCTGCATTGCGCCAGGCGGAGGAAGTCATTCTGCGGGCCGAAAAAGAAGAGGTACGCCTCTTGCCTTACACCCACCCAGACTACCCTGAACGGCTAAGGCATGTTCCGGATGCTCCGCTCCTGCTTTACTACAAAGGCAACGCCGATCTGAACGCCCAGAAGGTCATCAGTATAGTGGGTACACGCAAGAGTACGGAATATGGGCGGTTGGTAACTGAGCAACTTGTACAGGGTTTGTTGCAGCATGATGTATTAGTGGTAAGCGGATTAGCCTTCGGAATTGATATTCTAGCGCATAGGGCTGCCATGAAAATAGGTCTTCCCACCATAGGCGTTATGGCCAACAGTGTAGAAACCGTGTACCCCGCCGCTCATAAGCGTGATGCGGACAAGATGCTGCTAAACGGAGGTTTACTTTCTGAGTTCCCCTTCGGGACCAAACCCGATGCTCCCCGTTTCCCTGCCCGGAACCGCATCATCGCCGGTATGGCCGACTGCACCATAGTGGTGGAGTCAACCAGCAAAGGTGGTTCCCTTATTTCCGCTGATATAGCCCATAGCTACGACCGCGAGGTGATGGCAGTACCCGGACCCATTACGTCAGAGACTTCGCAGGGCTGCAATCAATTGATCAAAAGCCTCAAAGCAGTTCCTTATACCAAACCCAAAGACCTGGAAGAACTCCTGAACTGGGACAAGGCGCTTGCTCCTGTTGCCTTGCAAAAAACTCAGGCTCTGGATTTTTCAGGATTTCCTGAGGAAGAACAAACAGTTCTTAAAACGCTACAACAGGCTGGCCCAACTCACATTGACGTGCTTAGTAGGCACACCAGGTTCAATATGAGCCAGCTCTCAGCCTTGCTGTTCACCTTAGAAATGAGCGGAATTGTAAAAGCGATGCCCGGCAAATTATATAGTCTGGTGTAA
- a CDS encoding MerR family transcriptional regulator codes for MAQGVDFKTQNATDVPYKERDIEKQYYSIGEVAAMFEVAPSLIRFWETEFDILKPKKNKKGNRLFSPKDIENLRFVYHLVKERGYTIQGAREMLKTRGVQAKEKFEMIQSLEKVKEFLINIKSQLP; via the coding sequence ATGGCTCAGGGCGTAGATTTCAAGACTCAGAACGCAACTGACGTGCCTTACAAAGAAAGAGATATAGAAAAGCAGTATTACAGCATTGGCGAAGTAGCCGCCATGTTTGAAGTAGCCCCATCGCTTATCCGATTTTGGGAAACCGAATTTGACATCCTTAAACCAAAGAAAAACAAAAAAGGAAACCGCCTCTTTTCTCCAAAAGACATTGAAAACCTGCGCTTTGTGTACCATCTGGTAAAGGAGCGTGGCTATACCATTCAGGGTGCCCGTGAAATGCTGAAGACGCGCGGCGTGCAGGCCAAAGAGAAGTTTGAGATGATCCAATCACTTGAGAAGGTGAAAGAATTTTTAATCAACATCAAATCCCAACTTCCCTAA
- the alaS gene encoding alanine--tRNA ligase — protein sequence MTSAEIRQQFLDFFASKGHQIVPSAPIVVKDDPTLMFTNSGMAPFKDYFLGNKPAPSPRVADTQKCLRVSGKHNDLEEVGYDTYHHTMFEMLGNWSFGDYFKQDALKWSWELLTEVYKLPKDRLYVSVFQGDSTENLPMDQEAFNVWKTMIAEDRILMGNKKDNFWEMGDTGPCGPCSEIHVDLRSEEEVARIPGKDLVNNDHPQVVEIWNNVFMEFNRLADGSLVKLPAQHVDTGMGFERLCMAIQGKQSNYDTDVFQPMIQFIASEAGVSYGQDEKTDIAIRVIADHIRAISFTIADGQLPSNNKAGYVIRRILRRAVRYAFTYLNFKKPFLNTIVPVLADQLANVFPELKAQQAFVQRVIEEEENAFLRTLENGLKRLDTLQDTFKANGNVIDGKTAFELYDTFGFPLDLTALIAKENGFTIDDAGFTTEMEQQKNRSRNAAQTEQSDWTVLQPEVETEWVAYDAEQVEARVVRYRQVTAKNKKEFHVVLDRTPFYAESGGQVGDTGVLESASGNVKVLDTKKENDLILHITADLPKDLDAPVVAKVDSKRRALIQKNHSATHLLHAALKQVLGDHVNQKGSLVSDKLLRFDFSHFTKVTEEQLREVEQIVNERIRESIEKDERRNVPIDEAKAFGATALFGEKYGEFVRMITFDRNFSVELCGGMHVGNTGNIGFFKIISESSVAAGVRRIEAVTADVAEQFVDEQITQFEEVKQLLGVQKEFGKAIEKLQDENAALRKQLEAFELKQVTAQKERLASEVRDVKGINFLAAKVDVSSADYLKKLAFDLRSVVNNLVLVLAADVDGKPQLAVMLSDEVVSGKGLNAVQMVKELAKEIKGGGGGQPFYATAGGKEVSGLEAALAKAEALLS from the coding sequence ATGACCTCCGCCGAGATACGCCAACAGTTCCTCGATTTCTTTGCCTCTAAAGGCCACCAGATTGTGCCGTCGGCGCCCATTGTGGTGAAAGACGATCCAACCCTCATGTTCACCAACTCGGGCATGGCGCCTTTCAAGGATTATTTCCTGGGCAACAAACCCGCACCATCACCACGCGTAGCCGATACGCAGAAGTGTTTGCGCGTGTCTGGAAAGCACAATGACCTGGAGGAAGTAGGTTATGACACCTACCACCACACCATGTTTGAAATGCTGGGGAACTGGTCGTTTGGCGACTATTTCAAGCAAGATGCTTTAAAATGGTCTTGGGAACTGCTGACGGAAGTATACAAACTGCCAAAAGACAGGTTGTACGTTTCGGTATTTCAAGGTGACTCCACAGAGAACTTACCTATGGATCAGGAAGCTTTCAATGTTTGGAAGACGATGATTGCGGAAGACCGAATCTTGATGGGTAACAAAAAAGACAACTTCTGGGAAATGGGTGATACCGGTCCGTGCGGTCCTTGTTCTGAGATACACGTGGACTTACGTTCTGAGGAGGAAGTTGCCAGGATCCCGGGCAAAGACCTGGTAAACAACGACCATCCGCAGGTGGTGGAGATTTGGAACAACGTATTCATGGAGTTCAACCGTTTAGCCGATGGCTCTTTGGTGAAACTCCCTGCGCAACACGTAGATACGGGTATGGGCTTCGAGCGTTTGTGCATGGCTATCCAGGGCAAACAGTCCAACTATGACACGGACGTTTTCCAGCCGATGATTCAGTTCATCGCCTCTGAAGCCGGTGTGTCGTACGGACAGGATGAGAAGACTGACATTGCCATTCGGGTAATTGCGGACCACATCAGGGCCATTTCCTTTACCATCGCTGATGGCCAGTTGCCGTCAAACAACAAGGCAGGTTATGTCATCCGCCGGATTCTGCGCCGCGCTGTTCGGTACGCCTTTACGTACCTGAACTTCAAAAAGCCTTTCTTGAACACCATCGTGCCGGTTCTAGCTGATCAGTTGGCGAACGTATTCCCTGAATTGAAGGCTCAACAGGCCTTTGTGCAGCGCGTGATTGAGGAAGAGGAAAACGCTTTCCTGCGCACGCTAGAGAATGGGTTGAAACGGTTAGATACCTTACAAGATACATTCAAAGCAAACGGCAATGTCATTGACGGCAAAACTGCTTTTGAACTATATGACACCTTCGGGTTCCCGCTGGACTTAACAGCTTTGATTGCCAAAGAAAACGGTTTTACCATCGACGATGCTGGCTTTACCACAGAGATGGAGCAGCAGAAGAACCGGTCCCGCAACGCTGCACAAACCGAGCAGAGCGACTGGACCGTGTTGCAGCCTGAGGTAGAAACCGAGTGGGTAGCGTATGATGCGGAGCAGGTAGAAGCCCGTGTGGTACGGTACCGCCAGGTGACCGCCAAAAACAAAAAGGAATTCCATGTGGTGTTAGACCGCACCCCTTTCTATGCTGAAAGCGGCGGACAGGTGGGCGATACCGGCGTACTGGAATCTGCTTCAGGTAACGTCAAGGTGCTCGACACGAAGAAAGAAAACGATTTGATTCTGCACATCACCGCAGATTTACCAAAAGATTTAGATGCTCCTGTAGTAGCTAAGGTGGACTCTAAACGCCGGGCGCTTATTCAAAAGAACCACTCAGCCACCCACTTGTTGCATGCGGCTTTAAAACAGGTGCTGGGTGACCACGTGAACCAGAAAGGCTCCTTGGTTAGTGACAAACTGCTGCGCTTTGACTTCTCCCACTTCACCAAAGTGACCGAGGAGCAATTGCGCGAAGTGGAACAGATTGTGAACGAGCGAATCCGGGAATCCATTGAGAAAGACGAGCGCCGCAACGTGCCTATTGACGAGGCCAAGGCTTTTGGGGCAACTGCTTTGTTCGGGGAGAAATACGGTGAGTTTGTGCGCATGATCACCTTTGACCGCAATTTCTCTGTGGAGCTTTGCGGAGGTATGCACGTGGGTAACACCGGAAACATCGGGTTTTTCAAAATAATCAGTGAAAGCTCGGTTGCGGCCGGGGTAAGAAGAATTGAAGCGGTTACCGCTGATGTAGCGGAACAATTCGTGGATGAACAGATTACCCAGTTTGAGGAAGTGAAACAACTTCTAGGTGTGCAGAAAGAATTCGGCAAAGCCATTGAGAAGTTGCAGGACGAGAATGCCGCCTTGCGCAAGCAATTAGAAGCTTTTGAATTGAAACAGGTAACCGCCCAAAAAGAGAGATTAGCTTCTGAAGTACGTGATGTAAAAGGGATTAACTTCTTAGCAGCCAAGGTAGATGTGAGCTCTGCTGATTACTTGAAAAAACTTGCCTTCGACTTGCGCAGTGTGGTAAACAACCTGGTGTTGGTGCTTGCGGCAGATGTAGACGGAAAACCACAACTGGCCGTTATGTTGTCAGATGAAGTGGTTTCAGGCAAAGGACTGAACGCCGTGCAGATGGTAAAAGAACTGGCCAAAGAAATTAAAGGCGGCGGCGGCGGACAACCTTTCTACGCCACTGCTGGTGGTAAGGAGGTTTCTGGCTTAGAGGCCGCTTTAGCTAAGGCCGAAGCTTTGCTTTCCTAA
- the gatB gene encoding Asp-tRNA(Asn)/Glu-tRNA(Gln) amidotransferase subunit GatB, translating to MNEDIRSQYQAIIGLEVHAQLLTESKAYSTDSTEYGMFPNTNLSVITLGHPGTLPRVNKKVVEMAMKMGLATDCQITRNNYYARKNYFYPDLPKGYQITQDKTPICTKGHLDIKTKEGGEKRIGITRIHMEEDAGKSMHLAGETETLVDLNRAGTPLIEIVSEPDIRDSEEAYAYLTQIKKLVQYLEICDGNMEEGSLRCDANISVMKKCADKWGTKVEVKNMNSFRNVQRAIEHEIDRQIEILENGGTIDSETRNFDANSGTTTGMRSKETMNDYRYFPEPDLPPVIISEEWLNNVKESMPALPQVLYNRFTGEYGLSDYDAGVLTDDKEIALYFDTLCQHTKNYKAAANWMSGPVKSYLNELTLSMEAFPLKPEQIAGLIELVDSNKVSHSVASKQIFPYLLENPSKTAQQVATEQNLVQESDEGALQGLIDQVLTANPQKVAEYKAGKASLLGMFMGDLMKQTKGKADPKIANKLLKESLDR from the coding sequence ATGAACGAAGATATCCGTTCCCAGTATCAGGCCATTATAGGTCTAGAGGTGCACGCGCAATTGTTGACAGAAAGCAAGGCCTACTCAACTGATTCTACAGAGTATGGCATGTTTCCGAACACGAACCTGAGTGTAATCACCCTTGGCCACCCGGGCACCTTGCCGCGCGTAAACAAGAAGGTAGTAGAGATGGCCATGAAAATGGGATTGGCCACTGATTGCCAGATCACCCGCAACAACTACTACGCTCGTAAGAACTATTTCTACCCAGATCTTCCGAAGGGTTACCAGATCACCCAGGATAAAACCCCTATTTGTACCAAGGGCCATTTAGACATCAAAACCAAAGAAGGGGGCGAGAAACGCATTGGCATCACACGCATCCACATGGAAGAAGATGCTGGTAAATCCATGCACTTGGCGGGTGAGACTGAAACTCTAGTTGACTTGAACCGTGCCGGAACGCCTTTGATTGAGATTGTATCTGAGCCTGACATCAGAGATTCAGAGGAAGCGTATGCGTACCTGACCCAAATTAAGAAACTGGTGCAGTACCTGGAGATCTGCGACGGGAACATGGAAGAAGGGTCTTTGCGCTGCGATGCCAACATTTCAGTGATGAAAAAATGCGCCGACAAGTGGGGTACCAAGGTGGAGGTGAAGAACATGAACTCCTTCCGGAACGTGCAACGCGCCATTGAGCACGAAATTGACCGCCAAATAGAGATTCTGGAGAACGGTGGCACCATTGACTCTGAAACCCGGAACTTTGACGCCAACTCAGGCACCACGACGGGCATGCGTTCAAAAGAAACCATGAACGACTACCGCTACTTCCCGGAGCCAGACCTTCCGCCGGTGATTATCTCAGAGGAGTGGCTGAACAATGTGAAAGAAAGCATGCCGGCACTTCCTCAGGTGCTGTACAACCGTTTTACGGGGGAGTATGGCTTGTCTGACTATGACGCAGGAGTATTAACCGATGACAAAGAAATAGCGCTATATTTTGACACCTTGTGTCAGCACACCAAAAATTACAAAGCTGCTGCCAACTGGATGAGCGGACCGGTAAAATCTTACTTAAATGAACTGACGCTCTCTATGGAAGCGTTTCCATTAAAGCCAGAGCAAATTGCCGGATTAATAGAGTTGGTAGACAGCAACAAAGTGAGCCACAGCGTTGCTTCCAAACAGATCTTCCCGTATTTGCTGGAGAATCCAAGTAAAACCGCGCAACAAGTAGCCACAGAGCAAAACTTGGTACAGGAATCTGATGAAGGAGCACTGCAGGGATTGATTGATCAGGTGCTGACCGCTAACCCGCAGAAAGTGGCAGAGTACAAAGCCGGAAAGGCTTCCTTACTGGGGATGTTCATGGGAGATCTCATGAAACAAACCAAAGGAAAAGCTGACCCTAAGATTGCGAATAAATTATTGAAGGAGAGCTTAGATAGATAG
- a CDS encoding TlpA disulfide reductase family protein — protein sequence MKKQMIMAAASLLVFSACQKKGVATTDTDKSYRISGKINNMTTGKVYLDELGEQAFVPFDTAQINKDGTFVMEGSVAEPSIYKLGFENQEGVMLVVDNKPIEITADSGKVAQSYTVKGSKDSELIQQLNTIMQDMQQNATALNQQFQEASSSGNQAEVKRIQEQFMAVQKENQDKLKAFVKANPSSVVSVYTAANILNLDEHFTFVDSMSIAFKQALPNSKYTKSLDARLSKMRTTALGSAAPDIKLPSPAGPEIALTSLRGKYVLIDFWASWCGPCRQENPNVVRMYNKYKDKGFEIFGVSLDQDRGKWLKAIENDKLTWPHVSDLKGWESSAASLYGITAIPQTVLLDKEGKIIAKNLRGAALEEKLASLLN from the coding sequence ATGAAGAAACAAATGATAATGGCTGCTGCCTCACTTTTAGTGTTCAGCGCCTGCCAAAAGAAGGGAGTGGCCACCACAGATACGGACAAAAGTTACCGCATCTCGGGCAAAATCAACAACATGACCACTGGTAAAGTCTACCTGGATGAGCTGGGGGAGCAAGCGTTTGTTCCCTTTGACACCGCCCAGATAAACAAAGACGGTACCTTTGTCATGGAAGGATCAGTTGCTGAACCTTCTATCTACAAGCTTGGGTTTGAAAACCAAGAAGGTGTAATGCTGGTGGTAGATAATAAGCCCATTGAAATCACTGCAGATTCAGGAAAAGTGGCCCAAAGCTATACTGTAAAAGGATCTAAGGATTCTGAATTGATTCAGCAGCTGAACACCATCATGCAGGACATGCAGCAGAACGCCACCGCGTTGAACCAACAGTTTCAGGAAGCTTCTTCTTCAGGCAACCAGGCTGAGGTGAAAAGAATCCAGGAGCAGTTTATGGCAGTGCAGAAAGAGAATCAGGATAAGTTGAAAGCTTTTGTGAAAGCTAATCCTTCGTCAGTGGTTTCGGTATACACTGCCGCCAACATCCTGAACCTGGACGAGCATTTTACTTTTGTAGACAGCATGTCTATTGCTTTCAAACAGGCGCTTCCAAATTCAAAATACACCAAGTCCCTGGACGCCCGTTTGTCTAAGATGCGCACGACTGCTTTAGGTAGTGCTGCTCCAGACATTAAATTACCTTCTCCCGCCGGTCCTGAGATTGCCCTTACTTCTTTACGTGGTAAGTATGTTTTGATTGACTTCTGGGCTAGCTGGTGCGGTCCGTGCCGCCAGGAGAACCCAAATGTGGTACGCATGTACAACAAGTACAAAGACAAAGGATTTGAGATTTTCGGGGTGAGTTTAGACCAGGATAGAGGCAAATGGTTGAAAGCGATCGAAAACGATAAGCTGACCTGGCCGCATGTGTCTGACCTGAAAGGTTGGGAAAGCAGTGCTGCCTCACTTTACGGCATTACCGCAATCCCACAAACTGTTTTGTTGGACAAAGAAGGTAAAATCATTGCGAAGAACCTGAGAGGGGCAGCCTTGGAAGAGAAACTCGCTTCCTTGCTGAATTAA
- a CDS encoding acyl-CoA thioesterase: protein MRKQKSVKESYVRMTELVLPNDTNTLHNLMGGRMMHWMDIVSAIAAQKHSNRIVVTASVDNVSFKESIRLGNVITLEAQVTRSFSTSMEVHITVWAEDIPSGTKVKSNEAYFTFVALDENGKAVAVPEAIPENEEEKEKFAGALRRRQLRLILGGRMKPADANELKAIFELED, encoded by the coding sequence ATGCGTAAGCAAAAATCTGTTAAAGAATCCTATGTACGGATGACAGAACTCGTTCTGCCCAATGACACCAATACCCTACATAATCTGATGGGGGGCAGAATGATGCACTGGATGGATATAGTTTCAGCAATTGCCGCTCAAAAACACTCTAACCGCATTGTAGTTACCGCTTCTGTAGACAATGTTTCCTTTAAAGAAAGCATTAGGTTAGGAAACGTCATCACCTTAGAAGCACAAGTGACCCGTTCGTTCAGTACCTCCATGGAAGTGCATATCACTGTCTGGGCCGAGGACATTCCTTCGGGCACCAAAGTGAAATCAAATGAGGCTTATTTCACCTTTGTGGCACTAGACGAAAACGGAAAAGCAGTTGCAGTACCAGAGGCTATCCCTGAGAACGAGGAAGAAAAAGAGAAATTTGCCGGTGCTCTGCGTCGTCGTCAGCTGCGCCTTATTTTAGGTGGCAGAATGAAACCTGCAGACGCAAACGAGTTGAAAGCTATCTTTGAATTAGAAGATTAA
- a CDS encoding protein-L-isoaspartate(D-aspartate) O-methyltransferase has product MLLDTYRHKGMRKGLVRLVHEKGIRDIKVLKALETVPRHFFFDKAFLEQAYQDKAFPIGEGQTISQPYTVAYQTELLEVELQDKVLEIGTGSGYQCSILLQLTPNVYTIEYNEVLFHKAQKQFQLMGLTPFTFLGDGSEGLPQHAPFTKILVTAGAPIIPKTLLRQLTLGGKLVIPVGDTGLQKMLRITRVGEDEFTKEEFDNFKFVPLLGKQGWK; this is encoded by the coding sequence ATGCTCTTAGACACTTACAGACATAAAGGCATGCGCAAAGGCTTAGTGCGCCTGGTTCATGAAAAAGGAATCAGAGACATAAAGGTATTGAAAGCGCTTGAAACAGTGCCCCGTCACTTCTTTTTCGATAAAGCATTTTTAGAGCAGGCGTACCAGGACAAAGCCTTTCCTATTGGTGAAGGTCAAACCATTTCCCAACCGTACACAGTAGCTTACCAAACAGAATTATTGGAAGTAGAACTCCAGGACAAAGTCCTGGAAATAGGAACCGGCTCCGGATACCAATGCAGCATCTTACTCCAGCTGACGCCTAATGTGTACACCATTGAGTATAACGAGGTCCTATTCCATAAAGCCCAAAAGCAGTTCCAACTTATGGGTTTAACCCCTTTCACTTTTCTTGGGGATGGCTCTGAAGGTTTGCCGCAACACGCCCCATTTACTAAAATTCTGGTTACCGCCGGAGCCCCTATCATACCTAAAACCCTTTTAAGGCAACTAACCTTAGGGGGAAAATTAGTGATCCCTGTGGGAGATACCGGGCTACAGAAAATGCTGCGGATAACCCGGGTAGGCGAAGATGAATTCACTAAAGAGGAGTTTGACAACTTCAAGTTTGTGCCTCTTTTAGGAAAACAAGGCTGGAAATAG
- a CDS encoding sugar transferase has product MQLNQNQHIYKVIFGDFLAAFLAWCVFYLYNNYSFVDLTHTLTPAFLSKSFMVASFWVILYGLLGRYRNIYRQSRLKEVALLAAMSLGGAVAIHLAFLFEEPDLDRFQSYSAPIGTYFLLHFLFAVIFKMISLGHLKKLVYYGEVYFNTIVVGSSSNAREVYDELINNNRHLGLRVLGFVQSQTSQPHSFQDHIPSLGSFPLLPSVIKEHAVQEVIIAIEPSEHKLIEQILSSLEGEEVRISILPDVYQILLGSVKVSHLFGTPLIEMKRDLMPVWQQILKRLIDIVAAVVVLVFFSPVYLLLAVLVKVSSAGPVFFKQQRIGWQGRPFNIYKFRTMFIDAEKTGPALSSDDDPRVTKLGRFLRKVRLDELPQFYNVLIGEMSLVGPRPERQYFIDLITQQAPHYKHLQRVRPGITSLGQVKFGYAQNVQEMVRRLKYDILYIENMSLVMDFRVMLYTIKIIIQGRGK; this is encoded by the coding sequence ATGCAGTTAAACCAGAACCAACATATCTATAAAGTTATTTTTGGGGATTTTTTGGCAGCCTTTTTGGCGTGGTGTGTCTTTTACCTGTATAATAACTACTCCTTTGTTGACCTCACCCATACCTTGACTCCTGCTTTTCTGAGCAAGTCATTCATGGTGGCGTCTTTTTGGGTCATCTTGTATGGGCTTCTAGGTCGGTACCGGAATATTTACCGGCAATCAAGATTAAAAGAGGTAGCCCTGTTGGCCGCAATGTCTTTAGGCGGGGCAGTGGCCATTCACCTGGCTTTTCTGTTTGAGGAGCCTGACCTGGATAGATTCCAGTCTTATTCAGCGCCAATTGGCACTTATTTTCTCCTACACTTTCTGTTTGCAGTCATTTTCAAGATGATCTCCCTAGGCCATCTGAAGAAGCTGGTCTACTATGGGGAGGTTTATTTTAACACAATAGTGGTAGGCTCCAGCAGCAATGCCCGTGAAGTGTATGACGAGCTGATAAACAATAACCGGCACTTGGGTTTGCGGGTATTGGGCTTTGTGCAAAGCCAGACGTCACAACCTCATTCCTTTCAGGATCATATCCCTTCTTTAGGGTCTTTTCCGCTGCTGCCTTCTGTTATCAAGGAGCATGCGGTACAGGAAGTCATCATTGCTATTGAGCCTTCAGAGCACAAGTTGATTGAACAGATTCTAAGTTCTTTGGAAGGTGAGGAGGTAAGAATTAGTATCCTGCCAGATGTGTACCAGATTCTTCTGGGTTCTGTGAAGGTGTCCCATTTGTTTGGAACACCTTTGATAGAAATGAAGCGGGATCTAATGCCGGTATGGCAACAAATTTTGAAGCGTCTCATAGACATTGTTGCCGCTGTGGTGGTGTTGGTCTTTTTCTCTCCGGTGTATCTTTTATTAGCCGTTTTGGTCAAAGTATCTTCGGCTGGCCCAGTCTTTTTCAAGCAACAACGGATAGGCTGGCAGGGTAGGCCCTTCAACATCTATAAGTTCCGGACCATGTTTATAGATGCAGAAAAGACCGGACCTGCGCTTTCTTCAGATGATGACCCCCGCGTAACTAAACTGGGACGCTTTCTAAGGAAAGTACGTTTAGACGAACTTCCCCAATTCTATAATGTGTTAATTGGGGAAATGAGTTTGGTAGGCCCACGGCCAGAGCGGCAATATTTCATTGACTTGATTACGCAGCAGGCACCACATTACAAACACCTGCAACGGGTAAGGCCGGGTATCACTTCCTTAGGTCAGGTGAAATTTGGATACGCCCAGAACGTTCAAGAAATGGTAAGGCGTCTAAAGTATGACATTCTTTATATAGAAAACATGTCGCTGGTTATGGACTTCAGAGTCATGTTGTATACCATCAAGATTATCATTCAAGGAAGAGGAAAGTAA
- a CDS encoding riboflavin synthase, with product MFTGIIEAQAEVVAIKDEQSNRHFTLTCPFTQELKIDQSVAHNGVCLTVIDIEKERYTVTAISETLSRTNLGKLKEGDKVNLERCLLANSRYDGHIVQGHVDQIGICEEVVDQHGSWSYRFSYQPQAAGNVTVEKGSICINGISLTVVESGADYFSVAIIPYTYEFTNLHAVKPGDQVNLEFDIIGKYVARLLQK from the coding sequence ATGTTTACAGGCATCATAGAAGCACAGGCAGAAGTAGTAGCCATCAAAGACGAGCAATCTAATCGGCATTTCACCTTAACCTGCCCCTTTACACAGGAACTCAAGATAGACCAGAGTGTGGCCCACAATGGGGTATGTTTAACCGTGATAGACATTGAAAAGGAGAGATACACGGTAACCGCCATTTCGGAAACCCTTTCCAGAACCAATCTGGGCAAACTGAAGGAAGGAGACAAAGTGAACCTGGAGCGGTGTCTATTGGCCAACAGCCGCTATGACGGACATATTGTGCAAGGGCACGTGGACCAGATTGGTATTTGCGAGGAAGTAGTAGACCAGCATGGAAGCTGGTCATATCGGTTCTCCTATCAACCTCAGGCGGCAGGAAACGTGACCGTAGAAAAAGGCTCCATCTGTATCAATGGCATCAGCCTTACGGTGGTAGAATCTGGGGCAGATTATTTCTCAGTGGCTATTATCCCTTACACCTATGAGTTTACCAATTTGCATGCGGTAAAACCCGGCGATCAGGTGAACCTAGAATTTGATATTATTGGCAAGTACGTGGCCCGTCTCTTACAGAAGTAA